The DNA window TAACCATCTTGATTTTTCAAAAAATGATTTTGATGATTTTCTTTATTCATACATGTTTTTCTCAATAATTTGAAATATTTTAAAAGAAACTCTTCATTTGTCTCACTACCTAAATTAATAGGAAGATCGCAGTTTTGTTATGTCCTGTATTGAGGTTAACCACCTTTCGAAATTATATGGTTCAGTTCATGCAGTAAATGATCTTGTCTTGTCTGTAAAATCAGGTCAGGTTTTTGGATTTTTAGGCCCTAATGGCGCAGGCAAATCTACAACTATCAAACTTCTAACCACCCTTATTCCACCATCAAGTGGAACGTTATCTATTTTGGGTGTCGATGCAATTTCAAATCCCCTAAAAATTCGTCATAAAATTGGTGTAGTCTTACAGCAGCCAAGCTACGAACCAACATTATCAGTTGAAAAATCCCTTGAAAAGTATGGCATGATGTGGAATGTTCCGAGAACTGAGCGTAAAAAAAGAATGGAACAACTATTGAAGGATTTTGATCTAGTAGAAATTCGTAAAAAACGGAATGAAGATCTTTCTATAGGCCAAAGAAGAAGAGTTCAGGTTGCTCGAGAATTTATGCATGATATGGAATTGTTATTTCTAGATGAACCTACAGTAGGGTTGGATCCTAGTGCTAGAAGAAAATTGTTGGATTATTTAAAAAATAAAGTTCAAACTGGTTTGACAATTTTTTATACTACTCATATTTTGTCTGAAGCAGAATATCTATGTGATCAAATCGCAATAATTGATAAAGGAAAAATTGTTACAGTAGATACTCCTGATGCTTTAAAAAATAGATTTGGAAAAGAAAAAACAATTAAAATTCATTTATTGGAAAAGCAACCAATGATCACTTCGCTTTTATCTGGAATATCTGACTGTAAAATATATTTTGAAACAGGAACCAATATTATTATTCATTCAGAACAATCTGAACTAGTTTTGTTGCAAGTATTAAAAATCCTTAATGAAAATAGAATTGATATAGAAGATCTGTCTGCAGTACCAACAAATCTTGAAGAGATCTTTTTAAACATGGTAAAAGAAAATGCATCCGATAATTAGACTAGTCAATAGAAATCTTACGATTTCTCTTAATCCTGGATTTTTAATTTGGCAAGTAATCTTCCCCTTAATCTATATTTTTGTTGCAGGATTTGCATATGCTCCCTTGATCAATGCAGTACCTTTTGGAACTAAAGATCTTGACTATCCTGCATTTCTGGCATCTGGTATGATTGGATTTAATATTATGAATAGTACTCTTATTTCTGGTATAATAATTTGGAATGATAGAAAACATGGAATGTTTGAACAAATCATGTCCGGTCCTTTTACAAGAAGTCACTATATTCTTAGCAATATTTGTACAATTGGAATTATTGGATTAGTTAGTGCTTCATTGATTGCAACAGTTGGATATCCTGTATTCTTTGATTCTGTTGAATTCTCTTTAGTGACTATTCCAATAATCATTTTTGGAGCTATTACAGGTTCGGTACTTTTTGGTTCATTAGCCTCAATTATTTCCACAAGATTACGTTCAAGCGAAGGGTTTAATGTAATTATTAATACTGTTTTTCTTTTCTTTGCTTTTGTTAGTACTGCATTTTATCCAGCAGGAGGTGCACCAGAACCATTACGAACTGCATTTTATTTAAACCCATTAACATATCTTGTTGATGTGATTAGAGCAGGAATTTTTGGAACTGTTACTGAATTTGTAATAATTGAAATGATAATTCTTGTTGGAATTGCATCAACACTCTTTGTAATTGCTTCTAAATTATTAACAAAATTGGATTTTTAGACTCAATAGCTATTTTTTAAATTTTTCATACATTTCATTAATTTTTTTAATGATGTCTAGATTTTCATATTCAATTAAATTTAGATTAGGAATAACACAATGTCCTCCAATAACACCTGGATACATTTTTGGTCTATTTCCCAAATTTTCATGAATCTCATCTGCAAACTTCCACATCTCATCAAAATCAATATCTTCTTTTTCACAAATCATTTTTGTAATCTGTGCATAATTAATCAGCCAACCATAGTATGTAGTATCAACTAATATTTTTGCTAACTCTGCAGTTTTTGTGGTGGACATCCAATCAATTTTTTCAAATCTTTTCTCCAAATCCATTTTTATTTTTGCATCTATATTGTCATCTGAAGAAATAAATTTTGTATATTTTTTAATGTCATCTAAAAATCTTCTATGTACTCCACGTACTGGTGAATACAAAACCAAAACTTTAGATTTTTCTTGAATTGTTTTTGTTGTTCCTGGCTTTACAGTTGAATGCACTACAACGACTTTTACTCCGCTAATCTTATTGATCCAATCAGTTGCAATGTTTACAAATTCTGGTAATTCTCCTGGCAAACAAACATGAAGAAATTCAGGATTTTCTATACTTTCATTATCTAAATAATTTCTACATTTTGATGAATCAACATCAATTCCTATACAATCAAAATTCCTTTCCACAAGAAGATCAAATAGGGTTTCTCCCACTTCTCCCATTCCTAAAATAATATCAGTCATTGTGCCTAATTTCAGAAAAACAACCTAAGATATATTCGTGTTACAACAATTTTTTATTAAAAAAGTAGCCCGGCCCAGACTCGAACTGGGGTCAAAGGCTTCAAAGGCCTCTATGCTTGACCGCTACACTACCGGGCTGCTAAATCGAGCACTCTCATTCCCTTAATGAACTTTTTATTTGATTTTGGCTCACAAAACAAAAAATTCTTTATTCTTTAATTGTCTTAATTAATTTTTGAATAGGATCTTCCATTTGCTTCCTAATTTTTTCAGCTCTTTTTTGACTCTCTAGATTTTTTGATCTAAATACTTTCTTAATATGATTAGAAATTTTATCAGGATTATTTTCTCTTTTTATCAGCTGTTTTTTTACCAAAAAATTTTCAACAATATTTGGAACAGCATTATACGAAATTGTTGGAATGCCCATTAGTGCTGATTCAGCAGTCATTGTTCCACCAGAACCAATAAAGATATCTGTATTTTCTAACAAATTTTTCCCATCAAATGACATTTTCATAATTTTCAATTTTTTATTAACAATTTTTTGTAAATTTTTTATTTGCTTTGTATATCTTGCCAAAACTACAATATTTTCATTGCCAAATTCTTTTTCTATCTTTTTTATAATTGGGGTTATTTTACTAGATTTTGAAGCATATGATGCTTCCTCTTCTTCTATTCTAATCAAAATGTTTTTCTTATTGTTTTTCTTAAATGGCAATTCTGTTTTTTGATTTATTTTTCTTTGTATAGTTACAAATGCATCAATTGCTTTGTATTGTACAATATTTTTTTCATCAATTCCATATTTTGAGAATTCTTTTTTTGGGATAACATATGGAATTAACAATTTTTGAATAAATGGCAATGTTAATCGCATTACAGCATCAGCATGTGGCGAATCACAAAATGCTATATGCTTAATTCCCAATCCAAAAGATATTCTTGCAGCTTCTGGGGAACAAAAACTAATTGTAATATCTGGAGAAAATGTCTCAATTTTTTTAGACAGCTTATCCATTCTATCAATACTGGCTTTAAGTTTGCTTTTTCTATCCCCTCCACCATGTTTTCCAATAAAAATGAGGTCAAAATTTCGTATTTTTGCTAATTTTGATACTTCGTCATAATCTCTTGAAGTACACAAAAGATCGTGTTTTTTCCCTAATTTTTCAATTATTGGTTCAGAAAACAATAATTGTTTTGGTGTTAGAATATCTATCCAAATTTTCAATTATTTTACTAATTCTGGTAAGTTCAATAAGTTTTTCTTAGTCTAATTCTAGATCTAAATGTAATGGGGGGAGCAAAAGTTGTCGTTTATGGTCTTAGTACAGAAGGATATGCTATTGCTTCTCAAATGGCAATCAAAGGTGCAGATGTTTACATTATTGATGAATCAACCCCTTCAGCAATTTCCCTTAAAGCTGAAATTGCCAAGACATACCCAAATGTTTCTTCTCTAAAAGAAGATGAACCACTATTAGCTATGGAGCCAATTGATGTCGCAATTTCAAAAGCACAATATCTCTTTTTTACACCTCGAATCAGAAAAACTGGCCAAGACATTAAAACTGAAATCCATTCAAAATTCAAAGATGCAGTTTCTTCAATGAAGAAAAAAAGTTCAGTGATTTTTACTCTTCCAACAGGTTTTGGTGGCAATAATGAGAATATTTCACTACTTGAACATGTAACTGGTCTCCAAACAGGAAAACATATTTCGTATTTCTATTATCCTCTAGAAGATCTTAATGAACAACCAAAAATCATTGGATCTTTTAATGGCAAAGAAGATACTACATTAGCTGAACTTCTTACAGTTGGTAAAAAAGAGAAAAAATTTGTCGCAATTTCATCATCTGAACATTTTCATGCTATTGATGTTTTATCTAGATTTTCAAGTTTATGTAGTATTTTAGAAGTCTGTAAATATGCCCAAGATGACATAACAAAAAATGATCTTTCATCAGATGATTTCCAAGAAATATTTCTAGACAATATGGTCAGTGGTTTATTTGACTTGAAATCTTTAGGTTCTTCTTTTGAAGGTGCTAATACTCTTATGTATTTGATTAATGGAAGTGTAAAAGGAATTGATGGCTACATAAAACGACTAATCGATGAAATACGTTCAACATTAAAGAAAAATGATCTTAAAGCAAGCAGAACAAAGATTGCATTATCTTGGACACTTGATCAACATGCAATGCGCGGAGATAAAATTGAAATGCTTCAAAACTTGACATCCAGACTACGAGATTACATTGGTGATGTAGAAGCTTACGAAGATCCTAATTTTGATTTATTCCATAGTGATAAAACCACTATTGTAGTGGCATGCTCAAAATCTGATTTTGATAATATCCAAAAAACAAAACAAGATTCTGAATTGATAATTGTTAAAGCCAATCCTCTATGTGAAACGATCAATAATAGTATAAATTAGCTAAATTATTATTTTTATTGAATTGTCTGATGATTCAACTTCTGATGAAGTTCCCGTAAATCTAAAATCTTATGCTGGATCAGAAAATGATTCTACTGTAGAACAAAAATCTGAGGTAGAACAATTATCTCAATTATTAGAATTAGAAAAACAAAAATCATTTGAATATGAAGAAAAATTAAAACTAACATTAGCAGATTATCAAAATCTACAACGAAAAACTCAAACTGACATAGAAAATGGAATTAATACAAAAATTAATGAATTTGCATTAGATTTTTTACAAATTTATGATGATTTTGTTAGAGCAAAAGAAGCTATTTCTGATAGTAAAATTAATTCTGAAGGTCTTGATTCAATTTTAAAAAATATGGATTCTTTATTGGAAAAATACCAAATTAAACCAATTGAAGCATTAGGAGAAATTTTTAATCCAAATTTTCATGAGGC is part of the Nitrosopumilus sp. genome and encodes:
- a CDS encoding ABC transporter ATP-binding protein, yielding MSCIEVNHLSKLYGSVHAVNDLVLSVKSGQVFGFLGPNGAGKSTTIKLLTTLIPPSSGTLSILGVDAISNPLKIRHKIGVVLQQPSYEPTLSVEKSLEKYGMMWNVPRTERKKRMEQLLKDFDLVEIRKKRNEDLSIGQRRRVQVAREFMHDMELLFLDEPTVGLDPSARRKLLDYLKNKVQTGLTIFYTTHILSEAEYLCDQIAIIDKGKIVTVDTPDALKNRFGKEKTIKIHLLEKQPMITSLLSGISDCKIYFETGTNIIIHSEQSELVLLQVLKILNENRIDIEDLSAVPTNLEEIFLNMVKENASDN
- a CDS encoding ABC transporter permease is translated as MHPIIRLVNRNLTISLNPGFLIWQVIFPLIYIFVAGFAYAPLINAVPFGTKDLDYPAFLASGMIGFNIMNSTLISGIIIWNDRKHGMFEQIMSGPFTRSHYILSNICTIGIIGLVSASLIATVGYPVFFDSVEFSLVTIPIIIFGAITGSVLFGSLASIISTRLRSSEGFNVIINTVFLFFAFVSTAFYPAGGAPEPLRTAFYLNPLTYLVDVIRAGIFGTVTEFVIIEMIILVGIASTLFVIASKLLTKLDF
- a CDS encoding GDP-mannose dehydrogenase; translated protein: MTDIILGMGEVGETLFDLLVERNFDCIGIDVDSSKCRNYLDNESIENPEFLHVCLPGELPEFVNIATDWINKISGVKVVVVHSTVKPGTTKTIQEKSKVLVLYSPVRGVHRRFLDDIKKYTKFISSDDNIDAKIKMDLEKRFEKIDWMSTTKTAELAKILVDTTYYGWLINYAQITKMICEKEDIDFDEMWKFADEIHENLGNRPKMYPGVIGGHCVIPNLNLIEYENLDIIKKINEMYEKFKK
- a CDS encoding DUF354 domain-containing protein, giving the protein MKIWIDILTPKQLLFSEPIIEKLGKKHDLLCTSRDYDEVSKLAKIRNFDLIFIGKHGGGDRKSKLKASIDRMDKLSKKIETFSPDITISFCSPEAARISFGLGIKHIAFCDSPHADAVMRLTLPFIQKLLIPYVIPKKEFSKYGIDEKNIVQYKAIDAFVTIQRKINQKTELPFKKNNKKNILIRIEEEEASYASKSSKITPIIKKIEKEFGNENIVVLARYTKQIKNLQKIVNKKLKIMKMSFDGKNLLENTDIFIGSGGTMTAESALMGIPTISYNAVPNIVENFLVKKQLIKRENNPDKISNHIKKVFRSKNLESQKRAEKIRKQMEDPIQKLIKTIKE
- a CDS encoding nucleotide exchange factor GrpE; this encodes MSDDSTSDEVPVNLKSYAGSENDSTVEQKSEVEQLSQLLELEKQKSFEYEEKLKLTLADYQNLQRKTQTDIENGINTKINEFALDFLQIYDDFVRAKEAISDSKINSEGLDSILKNMDSLLEKYQIKPIEALGEIFNPNFHEAISIINDPDLDDDTITKEIRKGYISHERVIRPTLVEISKKG